From a region of the Lactuca sativa cultivar Salinas chromosome 4, Lsat_Salinas_v11, whole genome shotgun sequence genome:
- the LOC111913804 gene encoding cytochrome P450 CYP82D47, translating to MELYFSFSTTVAAIFLTIVLTSLLQILKGKRGNKGKNREPPLAKGQWPLIGHLHLLGGSTPPYKVFGDMAEKYGPIFTIKLGIHQALVVSNAEIVKECLTRNDKVFASRPKSMASELMGYNYAMFGLAPYGDYWRQVRKIVILEILSQHRVEMLGHVRASELRASMKDIYQAWVTNKESESLDMVKVDMQQWFGNLILNVIVRIISGKRFSHMDEEGVRFQNVTKKLFELLGVFVVSDFLPYLKRFSLGGYEKEMRTTAKEMDDIFEGWLEEHKREKESAHQQEGNQVFIDVLISILEGASKEDFPGFDHDTIIKALCLNILTAALDTTSVTLTWALSLLLNNPRELKIAQDEIDEHVGRKRPVEESDMKNLVYLDAIIKETLRLYPAGPLGLPHESMEDCIVGGYNIPKGTRLVLNLWKMHRDPNIWSEPYEFQPQRFLTTHKDIDVKGKHFELLPFSGGRRMCPGYHFALQALRLTLATLIQQFVISKPSNEPVDMSECFGLTTSKATPLEVLLAPRLSLDMYPIGV from the exons ATGGAGTTGTATTTCTCGTTCTCAACAACGGTAGCTGCCATCTTTTTGACTATTGTACTTACATCCCTGCTGCAAATCTTGAAAGGAAAGAGAGGAAACAAAGGGAAGAACAGAGAACCACCTCTAGCGAAAGGTCAATGGCCATTAATCGGACACCTACACCTTCTTGGCGGATCCACACCACCTTACAAAGTTTTTGGTGACATGGCAGAAAAATATGGGCCTATCTTCACGATCAAGCTTGGTATTCATCAAGCTTTGGTTGTGAGTAACGCGGAGATAGTAAAAGAGTGCCTTACCAGGAACGACAAGGTCTTCGCAAGTCGACCCAAGTCAATGGCATCAGAACTCATGGGGTATAACTACGCCATGTTTGGGCTTGCTCCATATGGGGACTACTGGCGACAGGTGCGCAAGATCGTCATTCTCGAGATTCTCTCACAGCATCGAGTGGAGATGCTTGGACATGTGCGAGCATCCGAGCTTAGAGCATCAATGAAAGATATATATCAGGCATGGGTAACGAACAAAGAGAGTGAAAGTTTAGACATGGTAAAGGTGGACATGCAACAATGGTTTGGGAACTTAATACTAAACGTTATTGTAAGAATTATTTCAGGAAAGAGGTTCTCGCACATGGATGAAGAAGGGGTTAGGTTTCAAAACGTGACAAAGAAACTGTTTGAGTTATTGGGCGTATTTGTCGTGTCTGATTTCCTTCCTTATTTGAAACGTTTTAGCCTTGGTGGATACGAGAAAGAAATGAGGACGACAGCAAAAGAGATGGACGACATCTTTGAAGGTTGGTTAGAAGAAcacaagagagagaaagagtctgCGCACCAACAGGAAGGCAACCAAGTCTTCATAGATGTTCTTATCTCCATTCTTGAAGGTGCCTCCAAAGAGGATTTTCCGGGTTTTGACCATGATACAATAATCAAGGCCTTATGTTTG AACATTCTAACGGCTGCCTTGGACACAACATCTGTGACTCTAACATGGGCTCTATCGTTGTTGCTGAACAACCCAAGAGAATTAAAAATCGCCCAAGATGAAATTGATGAGCATGTTGGAAGGAAGAGACCAGTAGAGGAGTCAGACATGAAGAACTTAGTCTACCTTGATGCAATCATCAAAGAAACGTTACGTTTATACCCGGCTGGACCTCTAGGGCTTCCACATGAGTCCATGGAGGATTGTATTGTGGGTGGCTACAACATCCCCAAAGGCACACGTTTGGTGCTAAATCTTTGGAAAATGCATCGTGATCCTAACATATGGTCAGAACCCTACGAATTCCAGCCACAAAGATTCTTGACAACCCATAAAGATATTGATGTCAAGGGAAAACATTTCGAACTACTTCCTTTTAGTGGTGGTAGAAGAATGTGTCCTGGGTATCACTTCGCTCTCCAGGCTTTGAGATTAACATTGgctacattaatccaacaatttgtTATTAGTAAACCATCAAATGAACCCGTTGATATGAGCGAATGCTTTGGACTGACTACAAGCAAAGCAACGCCACTTGAGGTCCTTCTCGCCCCACGTTTATCCCTTGATATGTATCCTATTGGTGTATGA